The following proteins are co-located in the Phycisphaerae bacterium genome:
- a CDS encoding heparinase, translating into MQSLNWYVRRLRAMSLGEIAWRIHGAAVVRADRLLLSRRQGLEPLERILRNGDGAIDPPCRVCGVAVGEASAVGYEDAWRDALVATADRIVEHRLSYFDQTDRHLGDPIDWNRDHKRGQPSPLVFAPSIDYRDVRETGDCKFVWEPNRHHQMVVLGRAYRATGELRYAQAVVDQIDGWLRACPYGLGMNWRSPLELGLRLINWVWALDLIREAELVRGEFRHRLFDSVHRHLWEIARKYSRGSSANNHIIGEAAGVFVAASYFDRIRNASAWADRALRIVYREMLGQTYADGGTREQAASYHIFVLQFLLAVRHVALRTGRTLPDGYDQRLERIFEFIAELLAGGRHLPMFGDADDGYVLDLSSHPRDPRQWLAVGALLFDRADFAAVADEFPETAFWLAGPQSRANYENLRRSNQPILRPRAFADSGTYLLQHAGGDHRVSVVFDCGEHGYHSIAAHAHADALSFVLRLDGRDLLVDPGTYDYFTFPEWRNYFRGTRAHNTAAVDGCDQSELLGLFLWGRRAQSKCLEWDANDRGGRIVAEHDGYARLTDPVIHRRTLDLNGPEGRLMIRDGFTARESHRVEICFHFAEEVQVAALDGNRFAIELDQVSATLILDPRLVPTLIHAPDQPVGGWVSRGYHRKTPSTSLFARAGFSGPTEFLCELHTGGHASR; encoded by the coding sequence ATGCAATCGTTGAACTGGTACGTCCGCCGCCTTCGCGCGATGTCGCTCGGCGAGATCGCGTGGCGCATCCACGGCGCCGCCGTCGTCCGCGCCGACCGCCTTTTGCTGTCGCGGCGTCAGGGTCTTGAGCCGCTGGAACGAATCCTGCGTAACGGCGACGGTGCGATCGATCCGCCGTGCCGCGTCTGCGGCGTGGCCGTCGGCGAAGCGAGCGCCGTAGGATACGAAGACGCCTGGCGAGACGCCCTTGTCGCCACGGCTGACCGCATCGTCGAACATCGGCTAAGCTACTTCGATCAGACCGACCGCCACCTTGGCGACCCGATCGACTGGAACCGTGACCACAAACGGGGCCAGCCTTCACCGCTGGTATTCGCGCCCTCCATCGACTACCGCGACGTGCGCGAGACCGGCGACTGCAAGTTCGTCTGGGAGCCCAACCGCCATCACCAAATGGTGGTTCTCGGCCGGGCCTATCGCGCCACCGGCGAGCTGCGCTATGCCCAGGCCGTCGTCGATCAGATCGACGGTTGGCTCCGCGCGTGTCCCTACGGACTTGGGATGAACTGGCGAAGCCCGCTCGAGCTGGGCCTGCGGCTGATCAACTGGGTCTGGGCCCTCGACCTGATCCGCGAGGCGGAACTGGTCCGCGGCGAGTTCCGCCATCGCCTGTTCGACAGCGTCCACCGCCACCTCTGGGAGATCGCCCGCAAGTACTCCCGAGGCTCCTCAGCCAACAACCACATCATCGGCGAAGCCGCTGGTGTCTTCGTCGCTGCCTCGTACTTCGATCGGATTCGCAACGCCTCAGCCTGGGCCGACCGCGCCTTGCGGATCGTCTACCGCGAGATGCTCGGCCAGACCTACGCCGACGGCGGCACCCGCGAACAGGCCGCCAGCTACCACATCTTCGTCCTGCAGTTTCTTCTGGCCGTCCGCCACGTGGCCCTTCGCACCGGCCGCACGCTGCCCGACGGCTACGACCAGCGGCTGGAACGCATCTTCGAGTTCATCGCCGAACTGCTTGCCGGCGGTCGGCATCTGCCGATGTTCGGCGACGCCGACGACGGTTATGTCCTGGATTTGAGCAGCCATCCGCGGGACCCGCGCCAGTGGCTCGCCGTCGGTGCTTTGCTGTTCGACCGTGCGGATTTCGCCGCCGTTGCGGACGAATTCCCCGAAACAGCGTTCTGGCTGGCCGGTCCGCAAAGCCGCGCCAATTACGAGAATTTGCGCCGGTCGAACCAGCCGATCCTGCGCCCGCGGGCCTTTGCCGACAGCGGCACGTATCTGCTTCAGCACGCCGGCGGCGATCACCGCGTCAGCGTCGTGTTCGATTGCGGCGAGCACGGCTATCACTCCATCGCCGCCCACGCCCACGCCGACGCCCTGAGCTTCGTCCTGCGGCTCGACGGCCGCGATCTGCTGGTCGATCCGGGCACCTACGACTACTTCACCTTTCCCGAGTGGCGCAATTACTTCCGTGGCACCCGCGCCCACAACACCGCCGCCGTTGACGGCTGCGATCAGTCCGAGTTGCTGGGCCTGTTCCTCTGGGGCCGCCGCGCCCAATCGAAATGCCTCGAATGGGACGCCAACGACCGCGGCGGCCGGATCGTCGCGGAGCACGACGGCTACGCCCGCCTGACCGATCCGGTGATCCACCGCCGCACGCTTGACCTCAATGGTCCCGAAGGCAGACTTATGATCCGCGACGGGTTCACAGCCCGCGAAAGCCACCGAGTCGAGATATGCTTCCACTTCGCCGAGGAGGTCCAGGTCGCTGCGCTCGACGGCAACCGGTTCGCCATCGAGCTCGATCAGGTGTCCGCCACGCTCATTCTGGACCCGAGGCTCGTTCCCACGCTCATCCACGCTCCCGATCAGCCGGTCGGCGGATGGGTCAGCCGCGGCTATCACCGCAAGACGCCCTCCACCTCGCTTTTCGCCCGCGCCGGATTCTCCGGGCCGACCGAGTTCCTCTGCGAACTCCATACCGGTGGACACGCAAGCCGATAA
- a CDS encoding polysaccharide deacetylase family protein, whose protein sequence is MQSVPVLITWDVDPTPEVTVENKKAALVRAASLLSDLRIAGTFFVHARIAPVLADEIRMLVANGHEIGCHGLTHGDEEEYSSMPESMQRSYLTEATAILRQTAERPIRSFRGPRVKTSAATQAILEELGYLCDGSVCSQRVDLVSSNLINPGWIAAPRLPYHPRRDNPFRRGGRRLWVIPVSAAVAPFISSLLYVAGTGFMKMLFRTLLCESRRTGKPIVYLIHPFEFAPFTEPRPAKELSWLRKIKTHGLSIRSRFYEKNHERRFAMNAELFRFMHSFADVRFMTVSRYVREVLAEPPGESEASCNR, encoded by the coding sequence ATGCAGAGTGTTCCGGTGCTGATCACCTGGGACGTCGATCCGACCCCCGAGGTGACCGTCGAAAACAAAAAAGCCGCCCTCGTCCGGGCCGCGTCGCTGCTGAGCGATCTGCGGATCGCCGGCACGTTTTTCGTCCACGCCCGCATCGCTCCGGTCCTGGCCGACGAGATTCGCATGCTCGTGGCCAACGGCCACGAGATCGGCTGCCACGGCTTGACCCATGGCGACGAGGAGGAATACTCCTCCATGCCCGAGTCGATGCAGCGGAGTTACCTGACCGAGGCCACCGCCATCCTCCGCCAAACCGCCGAACGTCCGATCCGCTCGTTTCGCGGTCCGCGGGTCAAGACCTCCGCCGCGACGCAGGCGATTCTCGAGGAATTGGGCTACCTGTGCGACGGCTCGGTCTGCTCTCAGCGGGTGGATCTGGTGAGCTCCAATCTTATCAATCCCGGCTGGATCGCCGCGCCGCGACTGCCGTACCATCCGCGCCGTGACAATCCGTTCCGGCGCGGCGGTCGCCGCCTGTGGGTGATTCCGGTCTCCGCCGCCGTCGCGCCATTCATCTCCAGCCTGCTCTACGTCGCGGGAACGGGTTTCATGAAGATGCTTTTCCGGACGCTGCTCTGCGAGTCCCGTCGGACCGGCAAACCCATCGTCTACCTGATCCATCCGTTCGAGTTCGCTCCGTTCACCGAGCCGCGCCCGGCCAAGGAGCTTTCGTGGCTCCGGAAGATCAAGACGCACGGGTTGTCCATCCGAAGCCGCTTCTACGAGAAAAACCACGAACGACGTTTCGCCATGAACGCCGAGCTTTTCCGCTTTATGCATTCCTTCGCTGACGTGCGATTCATGACGGTCAGCCGATATGTCCGCGAGGTGCTGGCGGAACCGCCCGGCGAATCGGAGGCGTCATGCAATCGTTGA
- the epsI gene encoding EpsI family protein yields MEKNAKRSSVIVAAAVAFALVVGAGAAYRLAAGRLARPSAGLAIPRGTLERRLPLQIGPWQGAEVPLDPAIVRTTDADDLVNREYVRSDGQAVALFIAYGVRARDLMPHRPEVCYPGAGWTVDDTETVDLKLPDDTTRQVRIHRFFRPGLSNQQITVLNYYIVDGRYSPDVSLLRSMAWRGAGGVRYVAQVQITASSASSRSSQAALDAIRDFAVAVDPHIAGLLPDATTTAPVSEADHD; encoded by the coding sequence ATGGAGAAAAACGCCAAGCGATCATCGGTCATCGTCGCCGCCGCCGTCGCGTTTGCTTTGGTGGTTGGCGCCGGTGCCGCCTACCGTCTGGCTGCGGGCCGTCTGGCCCGGCCCAGCGCCGGCCTGGCCATTCCACGCGGCACACTCGAAAGGCGCCTGCCGCTGCAGATCGGGCCCTGGCAGGGGGCCGAGGTGCCTCTGGACCCAGCTATCGTTCGCACCACCGACGCCGACGATCTGGTCAACCGCGAGTACGTCAGGTCCGACGGCCAAGCCGTCGCCCTCTTCATTGCCTACGGCGTCCGCGCCCGCGACCTGATGCCGCACCGCCCCGAGGTCTGCTATCCCGGAGCCGGATGGACCGTTGACGACACCGAGACCGTCGACCTGAAACTGCCCGACGATACGACCCGCCAGGTTCGAATTCACCGATTCTTCCGGCCGGGTCTGAGCAACCAGCAGATTACCGTCTTGAACTACTACATCGTGGACGGCCGGTACAGCCCGGACGTCTCGCTGCTGCGGTCCATGGCGTGGCGCGGCGCCGGCGGCGTCCGGTACGTCGCCCAGGTCCAGATCACCGCCTCCTCCGCCTCCTCCCGCTCGTCGCAGGCCGCTCTGGACGCGATCCGTGATTTTGCCGTCGCCGTCGACCCCCACATCGCCGGTCTGCTGCCCGACGCCACGACCACCGCCCCTGTTTCGGAGGCGGACCATGACTAA
- a CDS encoding exosortase/archaeosortase family protein, producing the protein MTKPARRRRRIEEPAPGAIFTPFALAVGAVLLIALMWSYWPALRPLIREWQVDQNYSVGLLVPFAALWLLWHDRRKFQAVTIRPAWVGGIALILVAQLARAYGLLFLFESAERYSLVLSLAGLVLLVAGRQAFWRARWILLFLFLMVPLPGKIHNLISGPLQSYATAGAVFLLELFGMSVARDGNIITLNGSTELAVAEACSGLRMLTAFVVVAAVLAYFVNRPPWQKAVLVVSSVPIAIACNIIRLVITAELYLLTSSEVAEKFFHDFAGLTMMPMAVLMLVGLLILLDRLVIEDQRAASGTVPDRVES; encoded by the coding sequence ATGACTAAACCGGCCAGAAGGAGACGACGGATCGAGGAACCCGCCCCTGGCGCGATCTTCACGCCTTTCGCCCTTGCCGTCGGAGCGGTCCTGTTGATCGCGCTGATGTGGAGCTACTGGCCGGCCCTCCGCCCGCTCATTCGCGAATGGCAGGTCGATCAGAACTACTCCGTGGGGCTGCTGGTCCCCTTCGCCGCCCTGTGGCTGCTCTGGCACGATCGCCGCAAGTTTCAAGCCGTCACGATCCGTCCCGCGTGGGTCGGCGGCATCGCCCTGATCCTCGTGGCCCAGCTCGCCCGGGCCTATGGGTTGCTCTTCCTTTTTGAATCCGCTGAGCGATATTCCCTGGTCCTCTCGCTGGCCGGGCTCGTCCTGCTCGTCGCCGGGCGACAAGCCTTCTGGCGTGCCCGCTGGATACTTCTGTTCCTCTTCCTGATGGTCCCGCTGCCCGGGAAAATTCACAACCTCATCAGCGGACCCCTTCAAAGCTACGCCACCGCGGGAGCCGTCTTCCTGCTCGAACTGTTCGGCATGAGCGTCGCCCGCGACGGCAACATCATCACTCTCAACGGCAGCACCGAACTGGCCGTCGCTGAGGCGTGCAGCGGCCTACGCATGCTCACCGCCTTCGTCGTGGTCGCCGCCGTCCTGGCCTATTTCGTGAACCGTCCGCCGTGGCAGAAAGCCGTCCTGGTGGTCTCCAGCGTGCCCATCGCCATCGCCTGCAACATCATCCGGCTCGTCATCACCGCCGAGCTGTACCTCTTGACCAGCAGCGAGGTCGCGGAGAAGTTCTTCCACGATTTCGCCGGGCTGACCATGATGCCCATGGCGGTCCTGATGCTCGTCGGATTGCTGATCCTGCTGGATCGGCTCGTGATCGAGGACCAACGGGCCGCCTCCGGAACTGTGCCCGACAGGGTCGAATCGTAG